In Saccharolobus solfataricus, a genomic segment contains:
- a CDS encoding M20/M25/M40 family metallo-hydrolase: MVGDKAYGKGVSDMKGGVVSMYLALSETKRPVEISLVPDEESGGIGTKYLTEVRKIRAKYVIIGDPSFPNIYIGHLGIIRGVIRLIEKQAHASKTKEGENAFINGAKLALEIQKIYGVKEVSLNLGGYTINSSDNDGVVPGEFVFSFYRSTLQKNESLAIHGRLKITSLSVSTRWKNSLDQYPI, translated from the coding sequence TTGGTAGGTGATAAGGCTTATGGAAAAGGAGTATCGGACATGAAGGGAGGAGTAGTTAGTATGTATTTAGCCTTAAGTGAAACTAAAAGACCAGTGGAAATTTCACTGGTCCCAGATGAGGAGAGCGGAGGTATAGGTACTAAATATTTAACTGAAGTGAGGAAAATAAGAGCTAAATACGTAATCATAGGTGATCCTAGCTTCCCTAATATATACATAGGGCATTTGGGAATAATAAGGGGTGTTATTAGGCTTATTGAGAAACAAGCTCACGCAAGCAAGACTAAAGAAGGAGAAAATGCTTTCATAAATGGGGCAAAATTAGCTTTAGAAATACAGAAAATTTATGGTGTTAAAGAAGTATCGTTAAATCTAGGCGGATATACGATCAACTCTTCAGATAATGATGGCGTAGTTCCGGGGGAGTTTGTTTTCAGTTTCTACAGAAGTACTTTACAGAAAAATGAAAGCCTCGCCATTCACGGTAGACTCAAAATCACCTCCTTAAGCGTTTCTACTAGATGGAAAAATTCTCTGGATCAATATCCTATTTGA
- a CDS encoding DUF1177 domain-containing protein, with protein sequence MMLKSLIDAIEILESKDPLNLLRSKLKGVEYEEKKIGEVTFVKVYYGSGGREKVEILGRLGAIQMQNASKGLVSDADGAIVTLAVLLELLNLKEKGIALDLDVSFVTNISLNAKLIPHQPFNFMVPLIGLDEALKEEVDPKAGLILSIDSTKGNRLAKFDDFALTHVIKDGYILKLKDEVIDIYNRVTGHEVYLVSLTTGDLTPLDFNVYHISTLISPWLYTDSPIIGIATVSKQMIPGYVTGVQDIEMLEHASRFCLEMLKYVEGGGKVYDENELKELKEKLGESNLQRVKKWKT encoded by the coding sequence ATGATGCTTAAATCATTAATTGATGCTATAGAAATACTCGAATCTAAGGACCCTTTAAATCTACTGAGAAGTAAATTAAAGGGTGTGGAGTACGAAGAAAAGAAAATAGGAGAAGTAACTTTCGTAAAGGTATATTACGGGAGTGGGGGAAGGGAAAAGGTTGAGATTTTAGGTAGATTAGGAGCAATTCAGATGCAAAACGCAAGCAAAGGATTGGTTTCAGATGCCGATGGTGCGATAGTAACATTAGCTGTACTTCTAGAGCTCTTAAACCTTAAGGAGAAGGGAATAGCTTTAGACTTAGACGTATCTTTCGTAACGAATATTTCACTTAACGCTAAGCTAATTCCCCATCAACCATTTAACTTTATGGTACCTCTTATAGGATTAGATGAGGCGTTAAAGGAAGAAGTAGACCCTAAGGCTGGCCTAATCCTTTCTATAGATTCAACTAAGGGAAATAGATTAGCTAAGTTTGATGACTTCGCTCTTACACACGTAATTAAGGACGGTTATATATTGAAATTAAAAGATGAGGTAATAGACATTTATAATAGAGTAACTGGACATGAAGTGTATTTAGTTTCTTTAACTACGGGCGATCTAACTCCATTAGATTTCAATGTTTACCATATAAGTACTTTAATTTCCCCTTGGCTGTATACGGATTCACCAATAATCGGCATAGCTACTGTTTCTAAGCAGATGATTCCTGGTTACGTTACGGGGGTTCAAGACATAGAAATGTTAGAACACGCTTCTAGATTCTGCCTAGAAATGCTAAAATACGTTGAAGGTGGAGGTAAGGTCTATGACGAGAACGAGTTAAAAGAATTAAAGGAGAAGTTAGGAGAATCTAACCTACAGAGGGTAAAGAAATGGAAAACGTAA
- a CDS encoding FAD-binding oxidoreductase, with protein MKLCDEYRIPLVPRGAGTSTIGQVLPIYSSIILDMNDMKEVIEIDDKWVKVTPSVKILRTLDYLRRRGKELRVYPSSFYIATLGGYIAGGDVGIGSFQYGYHFDNNGINSVRVLGVTGKYTLNGKDTLAVAQAAGTTGVITEAELAIIDYEDWKDQLIRLNDLEEVVKILKKLGEFRSKIRRITVEDYEALSLVGKDRLDKVGKWNVIVASTLSFGEEVNLRFLDELAFAAIYVTMSKLTKFKDYFYEVRLLSLDSFLRVVKQVKEALNSNVLIHGDVMTLRGEIIIYTVFISDKSNFEIIDSIMLKEGIPFEIHSIEVNDRVDEEYRLELMKKYKRIMDPHNILNPGKLRL; from the coding sequence TTGAAATTATGTGATGAGTATAGAATTCCATTAGTGCCAAGAGGTGCGGGGACTTCTACTATAGGGCAAGTCCTTCCTATTTACTCCTCAATTATATTAGACATGAATGATATGAAGGAGGTTATAGAGATTGATGACAAATGGGTTAAGGTCACTCCCAGCGTGAAGATTTTAAGGACTTTAGATTACTTAAGGAGAAGGGGGAAGGAGTTAAGGGTTTACCCTAGTAGTTTTTACATCGCGACATTAGGGGGATACATAGCCGGAGGAGATGTTGGTATTGGATCCTTCCAGTACGGTTATCATTTCGATAATAACGGTATTAATTCCGTGAGAGTTTTAGGAGTCACCGGTAAGTATACTTTAAATGGAAAGGACACTTTAGCAGTGGCTCAAGCAGCAGGTACTACTGGAGTTATAACTGAGGCGGAATTGGCGATAATAGACTATGAAGACTGGAAAGATCAATTAATAAGGTTAAATGATTTAGAAGAGGTAGTGAAGATTTTAAAGAAGTTAGGAGAGTTTAGGAGTAAAATTAGGAGAATCACAGTAGAGGATTATGAGGCATTATCCTTAGTTGGGAAGGATAGGTTAGATAAAGTAGGGAAGTGGAACGTTATAGTAGCGAGTACTTTAAGCTTCGGAGAGGAGGTTAATTTGAGGTTTTTAGATGAGTTAGCTTTCGCTGCTATTTACGTTACGATGAGTAAGCTGACTAAATTTAAGGATTACTTTTACGAGGTTAGGTTGCTTTCTTTGGATAGCTTTCTGAGGGTTGTTAAACAAGTTAAAGAAGCTCTAAACTCTAACGTTTTAATACACGGTGATGTAATGACTTTAAGAGGTGAAATAATAATTTATACTGTATTTATTTCTGATAAATCAAATTTTGAAATAATAGACTCGATAATGCTAAAGGAAGGGATACCGTTTGAAATACACTCAATAGAGGTAAACGATAGGGTTGATGAGGAATATAGACTTGAATTAATGAAGAAATACAAGCGAATTATGGATCCACATAATATTCTGAATCCAGGGAAGTTGAGACTATGA